In a single window of the Terriglobales bacterium genome:
- a CDS encoding TonB-dependent receptor: MGMRLAIGMAVLLASSAWAQSLFEGRVTDPAGKPIPGAGLVLKRGGVELRRSADADGRFSYLALPAGEYELVISAAGYYSAEQELAVRPRQPLVVQVELARKVSAAQTVEVRSADISLGETSSARLLTHTELAALPEPLKRDLPTLALYTFPGATLSHDNFVHVRGNEVSLQEFINGVSFLENPQEQFSPGLSPDVFEAVSLVSGSFAAEYGNRFGGVFDATTRSGHDLRGHGALTLGGGTFGSSLGSAEYGNTAGKFGYYLFAGGFTSDWYLNPPERTALHDFGFGLRGAGQFDYRGTNDRVSLFLAGGGTNFELPNLEDDQVEGRDASRRLRSQTGILTWEHVFSPRALITSSIYERTLEDRLVPTTDPVTPFGDGLRSSLTAGVKSDFLYSRGRHIFKAGVDLTRLRLSERFAFDAREVPLPPEDPDPFSFRSKVLGGQASLYAQDHISLTPNWTAELGLRWDYFDLAHTYSQVSPRLALSYHIPSSKGTVHFAYNRFFSPPPLEYVQLANFFGAAAPDPNDRVGPMRPYRQHYFEGGLIQELHPKLAFELTGFYHRGTTPFEYREISITRLFLPINSARSSSYGVEAGFTLKNLEKLGLSARLQYAYQRTFFFGPISGGFALGEAVQPGEKFLPAFDEPHSGTLSVTWRRKWREFFAGSNLRYGSGTAAENGKLRLPDHASWDLSGGFNLWREESRRVTLQWNLVNLTDDRYRIAKESEETPIQFASPRVFSAHVKFQF; encoded by the coding sequence ATGGGAATGCGGCTTGCCATCGGAATGGCAGTGCTACTGGCCTCGAGCGCCTGGGCCCAGTCCCTGTTCGAAGGGCGGGTGACGGATCCGGCGGGCAAGCCCATTCCCGGCGCGGGGCTGGTACTCAAACGCGGCGGCGTGGAGTTGCGCCGGAGCGCGGACGCCGACGGGCGCTTCAGTTACCTGGCGTTGCCCGCGGGCGAATATGAACTCGTGATTTCGGCGGCCGGCTACTACAGCGCCGAGCAGGAGTTGGCGGTGCGCCCGCGCCAGCCGCTGGTGGTGCAGGTCGAGTTGGCGCGAAAGGTTTCCGCCGCGCAGACGGTAGAGGTGCGCTCCGCTGACATCAGTCTGGGCGAGACCTCTTCCGCCCGCCTGCTGACGCATACCGAGCTGGCGGCGCTGCCGGAACCCCTCAAGCGCGACCTGCCCACACTCGCCCTCTACACCTTTCCCGGCGCCACGCTCAGCCACGACAACTTCGTCCACGTCCGCGGCAACGAGGTCTCGCTCCAGGAGTTCATCAACGGCGTTTCCTTCCTGGAGAATCCGCAGGAGCAGTTCAGCCCCGGCCTGAGCCCGGATGTGTTCGAGGCGGTGAGCCTGGTCTCCGGGTCCTTCGCCGCCGAGTACGGCAACCGATTCGGCGGGGTCTTCGACGCCACCACCCGCTCCGGTCACGATCTGCGCGGACACGGCGCCCTCACGCTCGGCGGCGGGACCTTCGGCAGCAGTCTGGGCTCGGCCGAGTACGGCAACACCGCCGGGAAATTCGGCTACTACCTGTTCGCGGGCGGTTTCACTTCGGATTGGTACCTCAACCCGCCCGAGCGCACCGCGCTGCATGACTTCGGCTTCGGGCTGCGGGGCGCCGGGCAGTTCGACTATCGCGGCACGAACGACCGCGTGAGCCTGTTTCTGGCCGGCGGCGGAACCAACTTCGAGCTGCCGAATTTGGAAGACGATCAGGTCGAGGGGCGCGACGCCTCGCGCCGCCTGCGCTCCCAGACCGGCATCCTCACCTGGGAGCACGTCTTCTCGCCGCGCGCGCTGATCACTTCCTCCATCTACGAGCGCACGCTCGAGGACCGCCTGGTACCCACCACCGACCCGGTCACGCCCTTTGGCGACGGCCTGCGCTCCAGCCTGACCGCGGGCGTGAAGTCGGATTTCCTCTATTCCCGCGGCCGCCACATCTTCAAGGCGGGCGTGGACCTCACGCGCCTGCGCCTGAGCGAGCGCTTTGCCTTCGACGCGCGCGAAGTCCCCTTGCCGCCCGAGGATCCCGATCCCTTCAGCTTCCGGAGCAAGGTCCTCGGCGGGCAGGCGAGCCTGTACGCGCAGGACCACATCTCGCTCACGCCCAACTGGACCGCCGAACTCGGACTGCGCTGGGACTACTTCGACCTGGCGCACACCTACTCGCAGGTGAGCCCGCGGCTGGCGCTCTCCTACCACATCCCGTCGAGCAAGGGCACGGTGCACTTTGCCTACAACCGCTTCTTCTCGCCGCCACCGCTCGAGTACGTGCAACTGGCGAATTTCTTTGGAGCCGCGGCGCCGGACCCGAACGACCGCGTCGGCCCGATGCGTCCCTACCGCCAGCACTACTTCGAGGGCGGCCTGATCCAGGAGCTTCATCCCAAACTGGCGTTCGAGCTGACCGGCTTCTATCACCGGGGCACCACGCCCTTCGAGTACCGCGAGATCAGCATCACGCGCCTGTTCCTGCCCATCAACTCGGCGCGCAGCTCGTCCTACGGTGTGGAGGCGGGCTTCACGCTGAAGAACCTGGAGAAGCTCGGCCTCTCGGCGCGGTTGCAATACGCCTACCAGCGCACCTTCTTCTTCGGGCCCATCTCCGGCGGCTTTGCCCTGGGGGAGGCGGTCCAGCCGGGCGAGAAGTTCCTGCCCGCCTTCGACGAGCCCCACAGCGGGACGCTCTCCGTCACCTGGCGGCGGAAGTGGCGCGAGTTCTTCGCCGGAAGCAACCTGCGCTACGGCAGCGGCACCGCGGCCGAGAACGGGAAGCTGCGCCTGCCCGACCACGCCAGCTGGGACCTGAGCGGCGGCTTCAACCTGTGGCGGGAGGAATCCCGGCGGGTGACGCTGCAGTGGAACCTGGTGAACCTCACCGACGACCGCTACCGTATCGCCAAGGAGAGCGAGGAGACGCCCATCCAGTTCGCCTCGCCGCGCGTGTTCTCGGCGCACGTGAAGTTTCAGTTCTAG
- the trxA gene encoding thioredoxin, with product MSANGILEVTDANFDQDVLKSEQPVMVDFWAAWCGPCKALAPVVDEVATAYQGRVKVAKMDVDSNMATPQRYNVRSIPTLLIFKGGQVREQIVGYTGRDAIEKALDKHLA from the coding sequence ATGTCAGCCAACGGGATCCTTGAAGTAACAGACGCGAACTTCGACCAGGACGTCCTGAAGTCAGAGCAGCCGGTGATGGTGGACTTCTGGGCCGCGTGGTGCGGTCCATGCAAGGCGCTGGCCCCGGTGGTGGACGAGGTGGCTACCGCCTATCAGGGCCGGGTGAAGGTCGCCAAGATGGACGTGGACAGCAACATGGCCACGCCCCAGCGCTACAACGTGCGCAGCATCCCCACGCTCCTGATCTTCAAGGGCGGGCAGGTGCGCGAGCAGATTGTGGGCTACACCGGCCGCGACGCCATCGAGAAGGCCCTGGACAAGCACCTGGCGTAA